A window of Roseiflexus castenholzii DSM 13941 genomic DNA:
CGCGCCTTCTCTCATCCACGAAGGACACGAAGGTCCACGAAGCGCCGACAATCCCCCGCTGCCCTTTAGGGGCGGACCGAACACCCGCGCGCATCCCAGCACGCCTACCGGGGGACGAACCCGCGCGCGCGGCGCAAGCCCCCCTGCTCCCCGCGCGTGGGGGGGTCTGGGCGGGTACAACGATGCTCATGCGTGCTGCCCGCCGCGCGCCTTCTCTCATCCACGAAGGACACGAAGGTCCACGAAGCGCCGACAATCCCCCGCTGCCCTTTAGGGGCGGACCGAACACCCGCGCGCATCCCAGCACGCCTACCGGGGGACGAACCCGCGCGCGCGGCGCAAGCCCCCCTGCTCCCCGCGCGCGGAGGGTTCTGGGCGGGTACAACGATGCTCATGCGTGCTGACCGCCGCGCGCCTTCTCTCATCCACGAAGGACACGAAGGTCCACGAAGCGCCGACAATCCCCCGCTGCCCTTTAAGGGCGGACCGAACACCCGCGCGCGCGGCGCAAGCTCCCCTGCTCCGTGCGCGGGGGGTTCTGGGCGGGTACAACGATGCTCATGCGTGCTGACCGCCGCGCGCCTTCTCTCATCCACGAAGGACACGAAGGTCCACGAAGCGCCGACAATCCCCCGCTGCCCTTTAAGGGCGGACCGAACACCCGCGCGCATCCCAGCACGCCTACCGGGGGACGAACCCGCGCGCGCGGCGCAAGCCCCCCTGCTCCCGCGCGTGGGGGGTTCTGGGCGGGTACAACGATGCTCATGCGTGCTGCCCGCCCTTAAACCCTGGTGTGAGAGGGCGCGGGTAGGATGAAACCGGCAGTTGGGAACGATAGGCGCAATGTCATTCGCACGGGCAGCACCCTGAGCGGACGAATCTTTACTGCGTGAGCGAGTGTCGTATGGTATGATACTGGTTAACATACTGTTGTGAATGAAGTTCTGTGAGCGTGTCTCGTATCGACGATGAGCGAGAGGAGCAGAGCAATGGCGCCGATTCTTGTGATGGGATTGGGCAACGTGATCCTTCGTGATGAAGGGTTAGGTGTGCGCGCGTTGCAGCGTCTGATGGAACGTTACGCGCTGCCCCACAATGTCGAAGCGATCGATGCCGGTGCGCTTGGATTGTCGTTGCTCGCCTTTCTCGATGGCGTCGAGGACGTGCTGATCATCGACGCTGTTCACAGCGGCGGACGATCAGGAACGCTCGTTCGACTCGAAGGGGAAGAAATCGCGCGTGCCGAAGCCTTGCACCTCTTGCCGCAGGATGTTCGTTTGCATGAACTGATCGCCCTGCACGGGAAGGGAGGATCATCGCCGCAGCGAATAGTGCTCTGGGGAATGGCGCCAGAAACCTCCGAACCAGGGCTGGAGTTGACCCCTGCATGCGAAGCGCGGCTCGATGCACTCGTCGACGCCATTGTGCAGGAACTCCGCTCGTGGGGTGTCGATGTGCGACCGCTCCAGGAGTGTCAGACCGGTTAGGAAAACGGCGCCGCCGGTTTCATCCAGTCTGGTGGAGGTCCCCCGTCGCAGATCGCCAACAACTCATCGATTGACTCATCGATCGAGATAGCCCCCGCCAGCACCGGTTCGCGGTAGCGCGCCACCCAGGTGTAAATGCGGGGCCAGCCGGTGAGAAACTCATCGTACACCAGTCGCGCCACCGGTCCACTCGTGTCGAGGTACCTCGTGGCAATGAAATCATAATCAGCGCGCTCACGGTCATATGGCACGCGCACGATCTCCGCGCGCCAGCCGCCATTGCGCCACTCCATCCGTCCATAGCAGGCGCGCGTATCGCCGTCGAACGGCAGCCCCACCGAACCGACATTCACCACCAGCGTTGCATCAAGGCGCCGAATGAGCGGACGATGCGTATGACCGACAACGATCAGCGGGCACGGCGGAGCAATCTGCTCGCGCAGTTCGTCGTCCGGCGTCGTCGCCAGCACATTGTCGCGGTTGTGGCGCATCGAGGCATGCACAATGCGCGCCTCGCCACCGGTCGGATCGTACAGGCGCATAATCTCCGGCATCGCTTCGAGAGCCGCAACCGCAGCGCCGAGTTGATCCGCCGTCCAGCGCACGTTGCGTCGAACGGCGCCCTCGATGCCGGGGCGGTCGGTCGGGTCGTGAACCACAGAGATGACATAATCTTCATGATTGCCACGGATCAGGCGCCATCCACTATCCGCAGCGCGCTCCTGCACGAAGCGCAGGCACGCCAGTGACGATGGACCACGATTGACAATATCTCCGCCAACCACGATGGCGTCGGGGCGCCAGGCGTCAATATCGGCGGCAACGGCTTCGAGAGCGGGGAAGTTTCCGTGAATGTCGGCAAGAACAGCAAGTTTCATATGTTCGGCGACGGCTCCGATTCTGATGTCCTCTGTATAGTACCATGATCGGCGCAGCGGTGCGTTTCCGGGATAATACCAATGACGATTGAAGATACCGCATGCGTGTCATTCCGAGCCCTTCGCTTCGCTCAGGGTAAACGCAGCGAGGAATCTGCGCGGGTCGCGCACGACCCCTCGCGCTGCTCGGGGTGACCATGCCGGATGGTCACAGGTAATAGGTATAATGTGGTGCAGTTGAAGGTGAAAAGGAGGAGGGGCACGCCGCGATCGTGCGCCTGACGCAGGGTGATGGGGGCAGTTCCAGGAAGGGGCGTGCCCCGATCGTGTGCGTGATGGGGGGTGACAGTGGACGGTTGGGGCGCGCCCTGGAGAGCCTACCCCACCCGAACGCGCGTTCCGGTGCAGGTCTGCACGTAGGCCTCCGGCAGCGCGCGCGCAATCGCGTGCTGCGCCTTCCAGCCGGTGCAGTGCCCTGGCAGCGCCAGTCGCGGCGCAATCTCGACCAGCGCCGCAACCGTGTCGGGAATGATCGGTTCAAACGCTTTGCCGGACAGGTGCAGCCCGCCGATGATGCCGTAGATGTTGTGAACGCCGGTCAGTTTGCGGGCATAGTGGAGAATATTGACGATCCCGGAGTGGCTGCACGCCGAGAGCACGACTAACCCATGATTACGCACGTTAACCACCAGCGCCTGGTCGTCCCACAGCCAGGGGTCCGGTTCCCACGCGCCGTCGGCAGTTTGGGCGAAGTGTCCAGGCATCCCTTTCTCAAAGGGCGTCACGCGCTCTACCTGACCCGTCACTAACACCTGGTTGTCGATCAGGAGCGATGGATCACGCCGCTCCACCAGCGTGACCCCCTCGCGTTCGAGGTCAGCGCGGTTCGGCGCCGGCAGGTGAAGTTCGCTCCCATGAGGAAACACGGCTTTGCGGTCGCGTCAGGCGTCGGGGTGGAGAATGAGCGGCATCTGACGGGGACCGAGGCGCGCCAGCAGACCCGACAAACCGCCGTGATGGTCGGTGTGCCCGTGAGATAGCACAATCGCGCGAATCTCGGCGGGGTTGACACCCAGCACATCCATGTTGTGAACCAGGGTGTTGCGCCCCATGCCAACGTCGTACAGAATCGACGCGCGCCGACCCTGCTGCTCGACCGTTAGCAGCGCCGAGAAACCGTGCTCTGCCAGGAGCGGCGCCTGCTCGAAACTCTCCCAGCGTAGCGGCGCGCGCTGGACGTTCGGCGCACCCGGCAACAGTGCGTCCATCACATTGTCGATCAGAATGGTTACCTCGACAGCATCGACGGGTTGCAGTTCTACCGGTTGGGCGTCCATGGCATCTCCTCCTGCGAAACGACGAGCGAAGCCTGCTGGAATCGACTTAGGCGCAGTGGTGCGATCGCAGATTCACGGATCGAACGCGGCAGCAGGCAGTGTTAGCGCAATGATATGCAGTCTGGCGGTCCCATGACAGTTGACGTTTACCGCGCATCGGGTTATAATTCAGCAACTCTGTAATATACCATCAGGACAAACGTCTCCGCTCACATATCTTGAAATACAGCATGTGACCGATCACAGTTGTCATCTGGCGCGACCATCAATGGTGCTGTCATCGTGCGGCGCCGGCGCATGATGCCTGTCGCTGTTGTCTCTACGCGCTTCTGAATGGGCAGAAGCAGAAATAGCCGAACGTTTCCTGCGCGTCTCGCCTGACGCTGGCTCATGAGCGAGACCGCGAAGTCCGTCATCCGATGCTGGATAGGAAAGGGAACACCATGACCACCAAACTCTCACGACGCAGGTTCCTCAAGGTTGCTGCCGCAGGCGCGGGCAGCATTGGCGCAGCAGCGCTGCTGGCGGCGTGCGGCGGCGCGGCGCCGCAGGGCGGGCAACCGACAGGCGGGCAGGCGCAACCTGCCGCGCCGGTTCAGGGTGACGCCGTTGTCACCGAGATCACCTTCTGGTGGTGGGATCAGGTCGGTGAGGTGTGGAAAGAACCGTTTGAGAAGGCGCACCCCAACATCAAACTCAACTTCGTCAACACCCCCTTCGCCGACGCGCACGACAAACTCCTGACCTCCTTCGCCGCCGGAAGCGGCGCTCCCGATGTCGCTTCAATTGAGATCGGGCGTGTCGGCAATTTCACCGCCAAAGGCGGCCTCGCCGATCTGCTGGCGCCGCCGTTTGATGCCGGCAGCCTGAAGAACGATATGGTTGCCTACAAGTGGACACAAGGCTCCACTGCCGATGGCCGTCTCGTCTGCCTGCCGTGGGACATCGGACCGGCTGGCGTTTGGTACCGCACCGACATTTTCGAGGCGCTTGGGTTGCCAACCGATCCAGAGGCGGTCGAGGAGTTGATCGGCGGTCCCAACCGCACGTGGGACGACTTCTTCGCGTTCGCAAAGCAACTGAAAGAGAAGAGCGGCGGCAAGACCTCGCTCTTCGCCGATGCCGGCACCGACATCTATGGCGCCGTTTACCGCCAGCAGGGTGAGGGATATGCCGATGGCAACAAAGTGCTGATCGAAGAAAAGGCGACCCGTCCATTCCAGCTGGCTGCGCGCGCGCGCAAAGACGGGATCGATGCCAATATTCCCTGGTGGGGCGCCGAGTGGCAGACCGGCTTGAAAGACAACGCCTTTGCCGGGATGGTCATCGCATGCTGGATGCAGGGCGGGTTGACGCGTGAGCAGCCCGATCTGGTTGGGAAGTGGCGCGTGATACGCGCTCCAGAAGCCAACTATAACTGGGGCGGCTCGTTCATGGCGATCCCGGAGCAGAGCAAGAATAAAGAAGCCGCCTGGACCTTCGTCAAATGGGCATGCGCAACGGCAGAGGGGCAGAACATCATGTTCAAGGCGTCGGGTGTGTTTCCGGCATATAAGCCCGCCTGGCAGGACCCGCTGTACGATGAGCCGGTGCCGTTCTTCGGCGGTCAGCGCGCCTATCGTCTCTGGACGGAGATCGGCGACAACATCAAGGCGATTTTCCGCACGCCGCACGATCTCCAGCTCGATGACATCGTTGGCGCGGAATTGAC
This region includes:
- a CDS encoding HyaD/HybD family hydrogenase maturation endopeptidase, whose amino-acid sequence is MAPILVMGLGNVILRDEGLGVRALQRLMERYALPHNVEAIDAGALGLSLLAFLDGVEDVLIIDAVHSGGRSGTLVRLEGEEIARAEALHLLPQDVRLHELIALHGKGGSSPQRIVLWGMAPETSEPGLELTPACEARLDALVDAIVQELRSWGVDVRPLQECQTG
- a CDS encoding metallophosphoesterase family protein, with the protein product MKLAVLADIHGNFPALEAVAADIDAWRPDAIVVGGDIVNRGPSSLACLRFVQERAADSGWRLIRGNHEDYVISVVHDPTDRPGIEGAVRRNVRWTADQLGAAVAALEAMPEIMRLYDPTGGEARIVHASMRHNRDNVLATTPDDELREQIAPPCPLIVVGHTHRPLIRRLDATLVVNVGSVGLPFDGDTRACYGRMEWRNGGWRAEIVRVPYDRERADYDFIATRYLDTSGPVARLVYDEFLTGWPRIYTWVARYREPVLAGAISIDESIDELLAICDGGPPPDWMKPAAPFS
- a CDS encoding MBL fold metallo-hydrolase, giving the protein MFPHGSELHLPAPNRADLEREGVTLVERRDPSLLIDNQVLVTGQVERVTPFEKGMPGHFAQTADGAWEPDPWLWDDQALVVNVRNHGLVVLSACSHSGIVNILHYARKLTGVHNIYGIIGGLHLSGKAFEPIIPDTVAALVEIAPRLALPGHCTGWKAQHAIARALPEAYVQTCTGTRVRVG
- a CDS encoding MBL fold metallo-hydrolase; translated protein: MDAQPVELQPVDAVEVTILIDNVMDALLPGAPNVQRAPLRWESFEQAPLLAEHGFSALLTVEQQGRRASILYDVGMGRNTLVHNMDVLGVNPAEIRAIVLSHGHTDHHGGLSGLLARLGPRQMPLILHPDA
- a CDS encoding extracellular solute-binding protein; this translates as MTTKLSRRRFLKVAAAGAGSIGAAALLAACGGAAPQGGQPTGGQAQPAAPVQGDAVVTEITFWWWDQVGEVWKEPFEKAHPNIKLNFVNTPFADAHDKLLTSFAAGSGAPDVASIEIGRVGNFTAKGGLADLLAPPFDAGSLKNDMVAYKWTQGSTADGRLVCLPWDIGPAGVWYRTDIFEALGLPTDPEAVEELIGGPNRTWDDFFAFAKQLKEKSGGKTSLFADAGTDIYGAVYRQQGEGYADGNKVLIEEKATRPFQLAARARKDGIDANIPWWGAEWQTGLKDNAFAGMVIACWMQGGLTREQPDLVGKWRVIRAPEANYNWGGSFMAIPEQSKNKEAAWTFVKWACATAEGQNIMFKASGVFPAYKPAWQDPLYDEPVPFFGGQRAYRLWTEIGDNIKAIFRTPHDLQLDDIVGAELTKVLQEGKDPVQAAKDAEAEAIRRIPDMQA